The DNA window AAGAACGTACTAAATTTAGTTCGGAAACTCTTACTAACGTAGAGGGAAAAGTCCGCCAAAAAGAGGTAAATCCGAATCCAGATGCAGAACCGGGCTCGTATATTGTGGTAACGTTGCTAATTGGCACGGAGAACGATCGCCCGATGTTTGGAAATGTCTACTCATCTCAAGAATTGAAAGAAGCCCTAGAGAGTATTGGTTCTATCGCACCGGAATATCTGACGGTGTTTGAACTGCTTTGGACTCCTCAATCGGAAACAGAAAGCCTGACTTACGACGAGCTCTTGACTGAGTATACCAATTTGATGCAAATTGCTTAAGTGGTCATTAGCGATCGGTCATGGGCAAAAGTGACTGATAACTAATGGCCGATCGCAAATAACAAAGGAAAAAACAATGAACATCAGAATTGGCAATGGCTATGATATCCACCGACTGATTGAGGGGCGTCGTTTGATTTTGGGAGGTGTAGAAATTGCCCACGAATTAGGTTTGCTGGGGCATAGCGATGCGGATGTGCTGACTCACGCAATTATGGATGCGATGCTGGGGGCGCTGAGTTTGGGGGATATCGGTCATTATTTTCCGCCCACAGATGAGAAATGGGCTGGCGCTGATAGTTTGATGTTGCTGAGTCAGGTGAATCAATTAGTGTTAGATAAAGGTTGGCAGATCGGCAATATTGACTCGGTAGTGGTGGCGGAACGTCCGAAACTGAAACCTTATATTACCAAAATGCGCGATCGTCTCGCCAGCGTTCTCAACTTAGACTGCGATCGCATCGGAATCAAAGCTACCACAAACGAAAAATTAGGGCCAGTCGGTAGGGAAGAAGGAATTGCAGCTTATGCTGTTGTTTTGCTGACTCAAGGATGAATTATGAACGCCGAACAATTGGAAAAAACTGTATATCGCATCAAACCGGAAGTTGTCATTTTGGACGATGACGATCGCATAATTTTGTTGGTGAAAGCCAAAGGAAATAGAGAAATATACGGTAATGTTTCCGAAGCGATTTCGTGGCTAAAAGCTGGCAATGGGGCAATTCCATTCGTCATGTTTATTGACATCGAAAACATCCAAATCTTCAAATGGGAAAGTGGTAACTCGTCGGAACCAGTTTGTATACTCAATACTGCGGAAGTGCTTAGCCCTTACGGTCTGGAAGTAAGCGATAAATGGATATCTGGGGATTACCTTGGTAGTACAGCCCAATCGTGGTTGAACGACTTAGGCTATCATTGGAAGTCACCTACTCCCCCAGCAGAAGAACAGATAGCAGCCATAGGGTTGTTGTCGTTGCTTAAAAATGGCACAGCTCAACCTGAAGTTGAAATCAGGATTGATAGCAAGTTGCGATACATCGTTTTGAAATATTTCTTCGCAAGTCCAGATGATTTTTAATTAGCATGATACTTTACGTCGAAACTAATTTCCCGATGAGTATTGCGACAGGACGCGACCCCGAAGCAAGCACTTTGTTACTAAGTACGCCAGCATCAGTTCGTCTGGTAATACCAAGCGTTTGCTATATGGAAGCTTTGTCAGCTTTGGACGCAGATTTAAAGGCACGCAGACGTTTTAATAACGAATTGGATATTCGGCTGAGCGATGCACGCCGAAATTTGTCTTCGCAATACGCTCGCTCTCTCGGTTTCCATTTAGAACAAGCTCGCATTGAGAATAAGAAATTGACAGATGAAGTCAAAGAAAGTTTGTTTGAGGCGTTAACCCAACTGGCAAGAAAAGCAGAGTCGATCGCGCTAAGTGGTGAAACTTTACAAGCAAGTTTGAGACAAAATATCGCTGAAGATCCTACAGACGATTTGATTCTGCAATGTATCCTTGACCATGCACGCTTGTATCCCGCCGAAGTAAAAGTGTTTCTCAGTGGCAATAGCAACGACTTTGATACGCAGTCAGTGCGCGAGGCTTTACGCAATGCTGGTGTAGAAAATTATTTCAACCGCACGCAAAATTTTCTAAATTGGCTACAGTTACAGTAAGGTTTGCAATCTGCCTATAGAGAAAATAATTATGAAATGTCCAATTACTACATATAATCGGCGACGTTGGTTGGCAATTTTGTTAGCTGGACTGAGTGCGATCGCCCTCACAAGCTGTAACCCAAATCAGTTCAAAAGTCAAGCCGCACAATTACCGCAATTAGTTGCCAGTATTTTAACATCTCCGAAAACCTTCAACTATGCGCTCAATCAAACTGCGCCAAGTGTTTTTAGTTTTATTTACGAGGGGCTGATTAGCGAGAACGGCGTCACCGGAAAAATTGAGCCAGCGCTAGCTGAATCTTGGCAAATTTCGGCAGACAAGCTGCGGATTGTTTTTACCCTGCGCCAGGGTTTGAAGTGGTCAGATGGCGAACCGCTAACGGTAGACGACGTTGTTTTTACTTACAACGATATTTACCTGAACGAAAAGATTTCTACTGACATCAGAGACACACTCAAGATAGGAGAGAAAGGTGCATTACCTAAAGTGAAAAAACTTGACGATCGTCGAGTGGAATTTAGTATACCGGAACCATTTGCTCCTTTCTTACGTAGCACCGGATTAGCAATTTTACCAGCTCATAGCTTAAGAGAATCTGTCAAATCTCTTGACTCGCAAGGCAAGCCTAAATTTATCTCGATGTGGGGGATAGATACAGATCCGAAAAAAATTATTGTTAACGGCCCTTATCGGATGTCTATCTATCAGGCTGGGGAGCGAGTTATCTTTGAGCGCAACCCCTACTACTGGCGCAAAGATGCAGAAGGAAATCGCTTGCCCTATATCGATCGCTTCATCTGGCAAATAGTGGAAAACGTCGATACCCAATTAATCCAATTTCGCTCTGGGGGATTGGATATGCTGGGGGTATCTCCCCTCAACTTTTCCTTACTCAAACGGGAAGAAAAGCGGGGTAACTTTACGATCTACAACGGTGGGCAATCATCCGGCACGAGTTTTATTTGCTTTAATCTCAATAAAGGTAAAAGAAATGGAAAGCCACTTATAGACCCGATGAAATCTCGCTGGTTTAATACAGTGGGGTTTAGGCAGGCAGTTGCCTATGGGATCGATCGCCAAACTATGATTAACAACTTATTTCGCGGTCTTGCCGAAACCCAAAATTCCCCCATTTCCGTGCAAAGTCCCTACTACCTTTCTCCTCAAGAGGGTTTAAAAGTCTACGATTACAATCCAGAAAAAGCTAAAAAATTGTTGTTGGGAGCGGGATTCAAATATAACAATAAAGGTCAATTAATCGACGCCGATGGTAACCGAGTTCGCTTCACATTGCTTACCAATACAGGCAGCAGAACGGCTGAGGCAATAGTATCCCAAACCAAACAAGATTTAAGTAAAATAGGAATACAAGTAGATGTCAGCCTGATTGAATTTAATGCCTTAGTAGATAAGTTTCACAACACTTTTGATTGGGAAGCTTATTTTGGTGGTATTACGGGAGGAATTGAGCCCAATGATGGGGCAAATATTTGGC is part of the Aerosakkonema funiforme FACHB-1375 genome and encodes:
- the ispF gene encoding 2-C-methyl-D-erythritol 2,4-cyclodiphosphate synthase codes for the protein MNIRIGNGYDIHRLIEGRRLILGGVEIAHELGLLGHSDADVLTHAIMDAMLGALSLGDIGHYFPPTDEKWAGADSLMLLSQVNQLVLDKGWQIGNIDSVVVAERPKLKPYITKMRDRLASVLNLDCDRIGIKATTNEKLGPVGREEGIAAYAVVLLTQG
- a CDS encoding PIN domain-containing protein, which encodes MILYVETNFPMSIATGRDPEASTLLLSTPASVRLVIPSVCYMEALSALDADLKARRRFNNELDIRLSDARRNLSSQYARSLGFHLEQARIENKKLTDEVKESLFEALTQLARKAESIALSGETLQASLRQNIAEDPTDDLILQCILDHARLYPAEVKVFLSGNSNDFDTQSVREALRNAGVENYFNRTQNFLNWLQLQ
- a CDS encoding ABC transporter substrate-binding protein, giving the protein MKCPITTYNRRRWLAILLAGLSAIALTSCNPNQFKSQAAQLPQLVASILTSPKTFNYALNQTAPSVFSFIYEGLISENGVTGKIEPALAESWQISADKLRIVFTLRQGLKWSDGEPLTVDDVVFTYNDIYLNEKISTDIRDTLKIGEKGALPKVKKLDDRRVEFSIPEPFAPFLRSTGLAILPAHSLRESVKSLDSQGKPKFISMWGIDTDPKKIIVNGPYRMSIYQAGERVIFERNPYYWRKDAEGNRLPYIDRFIWQIVENVDTQLIQFRSGGLDMLGVSPLNFSLLKREEKRGNFTIYNGGQSSGTSFICFNLNKGKRNGKPLIDPMKSRWFNTVGFRQAVAYGIDRQTMINNLFRGLAETQNSPISVQSPYYLSPQEGLKVYDYNPEKAKKLLLGAGFKYNNKGQLIDADGNRVRFTLLTNTGSRTAEAIVSQTKQDLSKIGIQVDVSLIEFNALVDKFHNTFDWEAYFGGITGGIEPNDGANIWLPSGGLHRFNQAPAPDEIPIVGREIADWEAEIGRLYIQGAKELDEAKRKVIYAETQRISQEYLPFIYLVNPLSLAAVRNEIEGVNFSGLGGLLWNIAELKINKNSPRDSQKYPE